In Topomyia yanbarensis strain Yona2022 chromosome 2, ASM3024719v1, whole genome shotgun sequence, one DNA window encodes the following:
- the LOC131684375 gene encoding structural maintenance of chromosomes protein 6-like, which yields MNRRKREKSPEVSSKKRRSRIQRCSESDEESTSSQATPLSKSMSTDSIQRAIIHDIQQNIRSGKILKMQLKNFMCHRNLVVEFNKRANLLVGNNGSGKSAVLAALTIGLGCSANLTNRSSSVKQLIKHGETQATIEIHLENDSFDAFERDVYGNKIIVIRTINASGATNYKLKSESGSIITTSRSELLKLILYLNIQVDNPVCVLNQDLARSFLKDSDEKKQYSLFLKATQIDAITSKLNGCTPQLENAKHNLETNEKSLRFMEREIVEIKEKYVTLQSVESLKEQAQEARLKLGWRIVTDKSGECSNVEDQLRNKLNTVKEYMNVIKNKGAIEEEIERTIQRYRNDIDGKKVGFGEVKEKYNQARKVAQQLQEQLADKKRQMMKIKDRMTRQAEDIKSLEADLKQRNESGYNRVAEEKKRNEEMMVEVTRKRSELQAMIENAKRDVDAHHNTLAQITDTKEEISHRRVAKQHEKTRTEMQLQQFESSSRDNLSVFGQKMPAFVARIRQLHEQRKFSELPRGPLGQYIKVKDKKWTAMIETVIGPGMLTAFYVNSDADRTALNQLIQREFPDMRGRTIITSRFHKQVYDVGDGRAEEVQGAHSLMNLISVSDPVVMNCLIDQIKVETILAVEEQNLAINLTSQQENVPRNLQKVVVMEPFSEFYPMPNYRSYGLQRRPARYLQVNLSELKKQTERQMQQLNQELNELNHSIELETRKQTEKNRALQECQRLLAKLQHELNMVDSKINDLKAIEYPAESEDVTLQTELDELKVSQIKLSETIAESKKNLEAFMREIAAQDANIQEKKDHMGVIERELQEIQDKIDAEQQKRHDMQANSKTKQQQLDRLTQEVQKMQSTRNDLKQSLEVATQEAQKIGDRIEVTETQDELKKVISSMEKRIKHINSKNEDITDVKAILDNKLMKRNTSLRYTESLKRVIKALQNSRSARYAYLHKLKSHMSLRVKHKFNTVMQLRGFVGEIVMDTKNCTLVLSVVPRDKNVSNAVSNTKSLSGGERSYSTVAFLIALWSCVDTPFYFLDEYDVFTDQVNRHMMTMLLLNETKKKADRQFCFLTPQDMSNIQATDDLTIHRMADPERC from the exons ATGAATCGGCGAAAGCGCGAGAAATCTCCGGAAGTATCTTCCAAAAAGCGACGTAGTCGAATTCAGCGATGCAGCGAAAGTGATGAG GAATCCACCAGTTCACAAGCAACGCCATTGTCCAAAAGTATGTCCACAGATTCAATTCAACGGGCTATTATTCATGACATTCAACAAAATATTCGAAGTGGCAAGATCCTGAAAATgcagttgaaaaattttatgtGCCATAGGAATCTTGTGGTGGAATTCAATAAACGTGCCAACCTGTTGGTTGGTAATAATGGTAGCGGTAAAAGTGCTGTTTTGGCTGCTCTGACAATTGGGCTAGGATGTAGCGCGAACTTAACAAATCGCAGTAGTAGTGTGAAAC AGTTGATTAAACACGGCGAAACGCAAGCTACAATTGAAATTCATTTGGAAAACGATAGTTTCGATGCATTCGAGCGAGATGTTTATGGAAACAAAATTATCGTGATACGCACAATCAACGCATCCGGTGCCACCAACTATAAGCTGAAGAGTGAGAGCGGCAGTATTATAACGACAAGCCGGAGCGAATTGCTCAAACTGATTTTGTACCTCAACATCCAGGTTGATAACCCCGTTTGTGTACTAAACCAGGATCTCGCAAGGTCTTTTCTGAAAGACTCGGACGAAAAGAAACAGTACAGTCTATTCTTGAAGGCGACGCAAATCGATGCCATTACAAGCAAACTAAACGGGTGCACCCCGCAGCTGGAAAATGCCAAACATAATTTGGAAACAAACGAGAAAAGTTTACGATTTATGGAACGAGAGATTGTTGAAATTAAGGAAAAGTACGTTACCTTGCAATCAGTGGAAAGTCTCAAGGAACAAGCACAGGAAGCAAGGCTCAAGCTTGGTTGGCGAATAGTTACGGATAAGAGTGGAGAATGCTCGAATGTGGAAGATCAACTGCGAAATAAGTTAAATACTGTGAAGGAATATATGAACGTCATTAAGAATAAGGGAGCTATTGAGGAGGAAATCGAACGAACTATTCAGCGCTATCGTAATGATATTGATGGGAAAAAGGTTGGCTTTGGAGAGGTGAAGGAAAAATATAACCAGGCGCGAAAAGTCGCACAACAGCTGCAGGAACAGCTTGCTGACAAGAAGCGgcaaatgatgaaaattaaggATCGGATGACACGCCAAGCTGAGGATATTAAAAGTTTGGAAGCAGATTTAAAACAGCGAAATGAATC GGGATATAATCGGGTTGCTGAAGAGAAGAAACGTAATGAGGAAATGATGGTGGAGGTAACTCGGAAGAGAAGCGAACTACAGGCAATGATAGAAAACGCAAAGCGCGACGTGGACGCGCATCATAATACACTAGCCCAGATAACTGATACCAAAGAGGAAATCAGTCACCGACGGGTGGCAAAGCAGCACGAGAAAA CTCGTACGGAAATGCAGCTGCAACAGTTCGAATCGTCCTCTCGTGACAATTTGTCCGTATTTGGTCAGAAAATGCCCGCTTTCGTGGCTAGAATTCGTCAATTGCACGAACAACGTAAGTTCTCGGAGCTTCCCCGTGGACCTCTAGGCCAGTACATTAAGGTAAAGGACAAAAAGTGGACCGCCATGATCGAAACGGTGATCGGACCCGGAATGTTGACTGCCTTCTACGTCAATTCGGATGCCGATCGAACGGCACTCAACCAATTGATTCAACGGGAGTTTCCAGATATGCGAGGGCGAACTATCATTACCAGTCGTTTTCACAAGCAAGTTTATGATGTAGGAGATGGTCGGGCGGAGGAAGTTCAAGGCGCACACTCGTTGATGAATTTGATCAGCGTTAGTGATCCGGTAGTGATGAACTGTTTGATTGACCAGATTAAGGTTGAAACGATTCTTGCTGTGGAGGAACAGAATTTAGCCATTAATCTCACAAGTCAGCAGGAAAATGTGCCCAGAAATTTGCAGAAGGTTGTAGTAATGGAACCTTTTTCGGAATTCTATCCAATGCCCAATTACAGAAGTTACGGTCTGCAGAGACGTCCCGCGCGATACTTACAG GTGAATCTTTCGGAACTGAAAAAGCAGACTGAACGACAGATGCAGCAACTTAATCAAGAATTGAACGAGTTGAACCATTCCATCGAACTGGAAACTCGCAAACAGACGGAGAAAAATCGGGCACTGCAAGAGTGCCAGAGGCTACTTGCCAAGTTGCAGCATGAGCTGAACATGGTGGACTCAAAAATTAACGACCTCAAGGCGATCGAATATCCTGCCGAGTCAGAGGATGTCACCCTTCAAACCGAGTTGGACGAGTTGAAAGTATCTCAGATTAAGCTGAGTGAAACGATTGCTGAGAGCAAGAAGAACTTGGAAGCATTTATGCGGGAAATAGCCGCCCAAGATGCTAATATTCAGGAGAAAAAAGATCACATGGGTGTGATCGAACGGGAACTTCAGGAGATACAGGACAAGATTGATGCGGAGCAGCAAAAGCGGCACGACATGCAAGCTAATTCCAAGACAAAACAGCAGCAGTTGGATCGGCTCACCCAGGAGGTACAAAAAATGCAATCCACTCGGAATGATCTCAAGCAGTCGCTCGAGGTTGCCACACAGGAAGCACAGAAAATAGGCGATCGGATAGAAGTAACCGAGACACAGGATGAGCTGAAAAAGGTCATTTCCTCTATGGAGAAACGCATTAA GCACATCAATTCAAAGAATGAGGATATTACCGATGTCAAAGCTATTCTTGATAACAAACTCATGAAGCGGAATACATCTTTGCGTTACACAGAGTCTTTGAAGAGAGTTATCAAAGCACTGCAGAACTCACGTTCAGCTCGCTATGCTTATCTACACAAGCTCAAGTCTCACATGTCGCTTCGTGTGAAACACAAGTTTAAC ACGGTGATGCAACTTCGTGGATTTGTCGGGGAAATCGTGATGGATACAAAGAATTGTACCTTGGTGCTTTCAGTAGTGCCTCGAGACAAGAACGTTAGCAATGCAGTTTCAAATACGAAATCACTGTCCGGAGGCGAACGTTCGTACTCGACGGTGGCATTCCTGATAGCACTGTGGTCTTGCGTTGACACACCATTCTATTTTCTGGACGAGTATGATGTTTTTACCGATCAGGTCAATCGGCACATGATGACAATGTTACTGCTGAACGAGACAAAGAAGAAAGCCGATCGACAGTTTTGTTTCCTAACGCCACAAGATATGAGCAATATTCAAGCGACCGACGATCTGACGATCCATCG AATGGCTGATCCGGAACGATGCTAA